The DNA segment CGTCCATCGGGCCTCCTGGTTTCAACATGGATTCTGTGAAGCCGGGCATGGAGGCGATTCTAGCGCCTCTACTTGTAGCGTTTCTACGCGCATCTGTGTGTGTTAGAGAATGAGTGGTTAACATAATTATTACATCATAGTTTAACATGGCTGCGGAAATATACTCTGGCGGTTCAGCGCCGCTTACACCCGTGCTCGGATAAGTTAACAGCTCAGTATTCTCGGTGAATTTTTTCGAACAAATCCTAAATATTTTCAAAGCTAAAAAAACTCTATTAAACATGTTTTTAAGCTCTTTTACCGGCTTATTTTTAAGCTCCATTGTGTTCGGTAAATCGTTTAATATTAGGCAGCGATCTTCATCTGTTAAATTCAAGTTATTTTTTAAGAATCTTATAATATTATTAGAAATAGGGTTTGAACCTGTGGGCAAGAAACCACCTAAAAATAGTTTAGATGACTTTTATTAAAGTGATTTGTATTTAACCGGCGCCTAAAGCAGGGAACATTGAAATATTATCGCCGTCCGCTACTTTAGTGTCGAATCTTGAGAGAGAAACTATATCACGGCCGTTTAAGACTATTCGAACTCTACCGGTCGACTGCCCTCTTTCATCCATTATTTTACCTTTAAGATCTTTACCGGTTTCTCGTGTGATACGCTCAATTATATCTTTAATAGTGTACTCTTTACCGTCATCTAACTCTAAGTTTAACTCTCTGATCCCCATGAATATTCCCATATTCGCTAAGAATTTCACTGTGACCTTCATTTCAAATCCCTCGAATATAATAAATATAATGCTGTTATAAATTTTTCTCATAGAAAACTAAAAATTTAATATTTTCTCAGAAGATAATTAAATATGTAGAGTTGAGTTTTATGGTTGTTGATAAGGTTAGAGAAGCTAAAAGAATAATTGATAAAGCTTTTGAGCGAAACGTTGTGTTAAAGCTTATCGGCGGTTTGGCTGTTCGAAACCATTGTGAGATAATAGATTTCTGTGAGAGAGATTACTCTGATATAGATTTTGTTGGTTTAAGTAAGCAACTCAACGCGATCGAGAAAGTCTTCACGGAGTTAGGTTACACTCATAACAAAGATGTTTTGCTAGCTTCCGGGGGGAGGCGAATGCAGTTTATTTCGCGTGATGGCGTTGAACATATTGACGTGTTTCTAGATAAATTTGATATGGATCACGATGTAATCGATTTAGCGAACAGGTTAAACTTTGAGAAGTATACTATCTCTTTAAGCGATATTCTACTCACCAAGCTTCAAATACATGAAATAAACGAGAAGGATATTAGAGACACTCTCACGATTCTTAAAGACATCCCTTATGGGTTGGAGGATAAGCCGGGGATAGTTAATTTTAAATACATAGCTGAGAAATGTGCGGAGGACTGGGGTTTATACTATGATGTAATCTTGAACATAGATAAATGTCTAAATATGCTTGGAAATTATAAGCTAACAGCTGAGGAAGCTGAAAGAATAAAAACAAGTTTGCTTACTTTGCGTAGACTCATAGAGGAGGAGCCTAAAACTAAGAAATGGGTTAAAAGATCAAAGAATGATCTGCGAAAAAGATGGTGGAATATTATAGAAGCTGAGGATAGGGAGAAAATTAGGGGCCGGGTTTAAACCAGCTTATATATTTTGGCCGTGCACCCGAATAACTATTAAGTAAGGTGATACCTTATTTTTAGTAAGTAATATACTTATAAATTGAAGAGTTTACCCGCTAATTAATCTATAGGAGTGTTGATTAAGCTCTTGCCTTCGGATAGAAGGATAGGTATCTGCTCTCTTATAGGGATAATACTGCTGGCTTCAGGCTTACCTTTAATCTTATATCATAGAAGCGTGGACCTTAACATAAGCGGGCTTTACACTCTCTCCTTCGAGAACAGCTACTCTTTTAATACATCTATATTCCTTAATCAAGGTGACCGGCTGCTTCTCTATGTCTCTCCTTTAAAACAAGTTAACTACTCTCTTATAGTTAACAACAGCTTAGAAAATTTAGTTTTAAACACAACTCAGATAGATAAAACCTTGTTGATAAGCGTTAATTTTACTGAATTACACACGCTAATAGTAAAAGAGCTCCCGCCTCTCCAATACACGCAGATAAGATTCGAAGTAATCCGGTATGCTAGTATACCTGTTTATAATTATATTTTTCTCGGTATGCCTTTAACCATCGCCGGTTTAACTCTAAGTTTTACAAGTTTAAGAGGGTTCAAATATACCAGAGAAGGTTCAGGTCCTCCTATCCGTTTTAATTTAAGAGATTTTTCTATGATAACCATTTTTTTATTAAGCTACGCGGTTATGCTTGTCACTCTCACTACTTTTATTATAGATATTATATTTCAAAACTGGTTTTGGATTTTAGTCTTAATATTTTTCTCCCTGATCAATATTATTTCAGTTTACAAGATTTCGACGACTTTTCCAGGTGAAAAATTCAAGCCTCTTTCGATTATATTACTAGTATTAGCTTATCTTTGGATCCCTCTATCTATTATATCCTTGCTTCAATCCCAAGCGTTGATATTCAACTACTATGATGTTAATAATATTTTGACTTTCAATCTTATCCGCGAGTTCACCTTAAACTATACTAGTGTTTACTTTCAAATGATGTTGTTTATTTTAATCCCGCCTGTTTTCTACGTATACCTCTCCTATACTAGTTTAGAAGGCGCTTACCCTGAGGCTTCTATTATTTTAAGCCAGCGACCCGTGGAAGCAACTTTTCATATAACTTTGAGAAATAATTTAGTTGATTACATGAATAAGAGGGATTTAGCTGGATTCTTTGAAGCGCTGAAAGATATAAGCGTGGAAGCTGCCGCCATATTATTTTTAGTTAGTAAAGAATATGTGGAAAACAAGAACTGCGATTTCACATATCATAAGCTGTTATTAAATTATAAAGAATTATTTAATAAGAAGCTTTACGAGCGTAAACCGGTTGAAACATTTCTAACACCTTTAGATTTAGTTAAAACAGCGCCGGGTAGATTTAAAATCTTCAAGTTAAACACTGAGGCTAAGGAAGTTAAATTCATAGTTAATCAATTAAACGAACTAAAGGGTGAGGGAGATCTTAGCTTACTTGAATCCGCTGCCGGGGTGACTGTTTTACGGGAGCGCAAGGTTAGATTCAGCGGTGAAGGCTGATTGGCTGTTTCCACCTTTAAATTTATTTATTTCCACCTTTTTATAGTAATATCACAAAATAAATAATGGTGGTTTAATGAATAAGAGCGCTCTAAAAGTGTTTGCTTTATCCATGGCTCTCTTGCTAGCCGTCGGTTTAGCAGCCCCCACTTTGATTCAAGCACGTCCAAGCCAGCTACCTGACGAGTATGAGTTTATCGGCCACCGGTTTACAGAGACATACTGGTCTACTAGAATAAACTGGATTGACGTGTTTAAAGAAGTTGTGGCGGGGCTTCAAAGCAACCTTCCCCCTGAGTTAGGCGGAAATTTAAGCGGGTTACTTAGACCTGAACTCAATAACTTAGAGGTATGGACGTATCACGCCTTCGTAAACCAGTATAATTACTGGATGTTTTACAGTGGCTTCGAATACGCTCAATTCACGAACGGCTCTCTTAACATTAACGGGACTATGCCGATGCAGACTATAATTCAATCTTATAGAACATCTACAGGGCTTGAGGTTTACTCTCTTCAAACATATCTTTTAATCGCAGTCTTTAACGATACAAATAGTGACGGCGTATTCACAAACGGATCTGACAGCGCTTACCTCACTGTCGGTTTCAGTTTTAACCTCACAGATTTTCTAGGCGAGTTCACTAACTCGACACTAGCTCAACAAATATTTAACAGTAGCATGCTGGTTACAACAGAGCCGCTAACACAAGTTGACAACGGATACACGTGGGGTATGACATACAAGGACATTAAATTATTAATAATAGACCCTGAAGGTGGAGAACTGTTAGGGTTAATGACCATCAGCGAGCTCGGCTTTCGCTACGTGCTAGCGTTTGATCAAACTAATGGCAAAGTTACTGTAAACACATATTACACAATAGGAGAACCACGGTTACTGTTAACCAGAGACGGCAGAGTCTATGTGAACGATCGTAATGCGGGTATTTATAATTTAACTGAGTTCATAACAGATAACAACCTTGTTCTCGGATTAGTTAACTTACAGTTAACATCGATTATCGACCCATACCACCACCCTGTAACAGCTGTTACGCATAATAATACAGAGATCGGAAACACCACCGAGGATGAAGATTTAAGCGATGGCTGGTATACTGTTTACACAGGTGAGGAGAGAGTTTTCCAAGTTGACTTCGCCAGCAAGCAGTCATACACTACTATTCATCCGAATGGTACTAACACAGGAGATCATCATCTTGCGATAGCAAGATTATACAACGCTTACCTCGGTGAAGGAATTCTCAACGCGCCTGTTTACGCGATCTCCGCGGCTTTAATAAACCTTCCATCAGTCATCGCAGTTTTATACATGTCTGATAATCTTTTAGCTGGTCTTCGAGCTTTATTCGGTATACTGTTTCCGTTCATTCCAAACGGTGAAACAATATTAGAGGAGATTAACACTCACTTCCCGCTTAACATTGAAGCAAGCGCCAACTACTATGTTATCTATTATCCTGAGTGGAACGGTCAGAGAATAGAGCATGACCCTGTTTTCATTGCGTTCGCTAATCTGTCTGTTTTGCTTAACCCTGCTATTCTAGTGCCTCTTGTAGTGATCGGTATAGTCGCTGTTGTGGTTATAGCGATGGTTGCGATAAGAAGGCGGCGTTAAAACTTCCCTTTTTTTATTTTTTATAGAATTGATATCGATGGGCTGATTAAACCGTTTTTTGAAGTTATGAGACCTTTCTGTAATCCTTTTTTTAAAAGTGTGTAGGCGTCGGAGGGTTTTAAAACCCTTAAGTCGAATGAGAGAGCGTATATAAACTCTTTTTCCTCCAGTAGATACTTATTTTTAGATTTGAACGGTAAAGCTAGTAAAATGTTTTCGTCTTTGAATTCAAGCTGCATGCTGCAATCCCTCTTTTCTCTCTTCTTCACCTGTCTCAGTTTCTATTTTAGATATTTTAATTTTAACCCCTCTTGTCTCAAACCATTTCTCTATAGCTTCACCTATTATCTGTAATAGTATTTTTCTATTAGATGGATCTATTCCAACTAAACCGTAGGTTTTTATTCCTAGAACACGGTTTACAAGCTCTGGTTTAACCGCACCGGGTAGATCTTGTTTATTAGCTATTCCGATTATCTGAGTGGTTTTAGAGATGTTCTCCATTAGTTTAACAAGGTCTTTGCGCGTTTTTAAAACGTTTACTATCGAGGAGTCTAAAATTAATAAAACTATATCTGAGGCTTGCACTAATCTATCCCATGCTTTTTTAAACTGGTCCTGGCCTCCGAAATCCCATACTCTTAGAGGTATCTTATACTCTCCGATTCTAACTTTAACTCCCCCTATATCCACGAAGATAGTTGGGTCATGTTCTATAGGCGTCTCCTCGCCTTTGATAAGCTTGAATATCGTTGTTTTCCCCACGCCGCTGGACCCTACTAGAGAGATTTTTATGGGTCCAAGAATTATTTTATCGATCTCCTCGTTGAATGAATTGAAGAGGGTTACATCCCCGTTCCAGTTATCTATGATTGCCTCGAATCTTTTAAGAAACTCTTCTTTAAGTGTTGTAATCTTCTGCTGCGCTAGCTCCTCATCCTCATCTTCACTGGTGGCTAAAACGAATATTAAGTCTTTTGCGACACCGTATATGAATTTAATATTTCCGGTTCTGATTATTTTAATAACTTCACCGCTAACCTCTGTTACAAAAGACTGGAGGGCGCTTAGGAAGCCGGATATTAACCCTTCATCTAAAAGTTTAGCCCCGTAGTTTTTAGAGAAAAGGCATTCCCCGCTTCTTTTTATCACATAAACGTGGTGTATCATTTAGCTGAAGCCCCAGCATATATAGGTTAACTAAACTATAAAATAAAAAAGATTATAAACCTTGTTTTTCAAGTTAGCGGAATCACTATCATCTATTTGAAATTACGCGAAATCATTTTTAAATTCATATTACAGGTTAGAATAATTTAGGTACAACCTCATAATGTTTTCTAAACGCGTTCGGTTTTTTAACAATTATTAATCCTGTGTAATCTACGTTATACATTCTTATCATATATTTAGCCATTAGTTTCTGGTATTTTTTCAGAGGCGTGTCTTTCTCCACTTGGGTTAAAGCTTTATCTGTTCCTATTTTTTTACGCTGTCTTAAGTATCTGATTAAACCGTCTATTAGCTGTTGCACTACACCTTTCAGGTAGGCCTGCTCGCGTTTCCATCTATCATGGTCTTCATAATAGTATTCGGCTATTTTTATAGCGATCCTCCTTCTAAGCAGCATAGCAAATCCTAGAATAGAGGTGCCGACCGCGTAGAGGGCTAAACCTATATATAATATGAGTCTTGGCATAGTTAGAAAAATAGTCGCTATGACTATAGATGAAGCCACTAACATCAATATTAATCCGATTATATGCGTGATTATGCGGATAGTCATCATCTTGTTAACGTTAGGAATATTTTTAGGGAATGTCCCGATCCGCCATAATACTTTCCTTATATCCTTCCATTTCTCCGCGAAAACCCGGCCGAGCACACCCTTCTTAATGTTATCGTCTAGTCTGCGAAAATCAGGGCATCTGTTAATTCTGTAACCGTCGATGAGGGAGATGACATTGAGTAAAATGTTTATCTTCGAAACTTTTTGAAAGCCAAGCGGTTCTGTGACCTCTTTCTCCTCTTTCCTCTCTACTTCGCTCATGTATATCCCTTTAACGTTTTCTCTTTTTAATTATGCTTTATCCTATTAAATCCTTATTATCGCTTTTATAAGTTAAAAGCTTACTATTGTTTTAATTTTCAAGGTTTATAAATTATTTTATGAAATTTTTTAAATTCCCTACTTAAAGTTATATAATAGTTTTATAATGGTTTTCTGAGAGGTAATCTTATGTTAAGCAAAGGGTTTGATTACCGTCAACTAGGGTTTAAAGCAGGCTTAGAGATTCACCAAGAGCTTAACTTAGATAGTAAATTATTCTGTAAATGTCCTAACATCTTGCAGAAAGGTGAACCTGATTTTATTATTAAACGCTTCTTCCGCCCTGTCATGGGAGAGATGGGCGAGTTTGATAAAGCGATGTTAACTGAATACGAGAAGAATAAGACTGTGGTTTACGAAGGATTCTACCAGTCAACTTGTACCTACGAGTTAGATGAGACGCCGCCTCTTCAAATAAACGAGGAGGCTGTGAACACAGGTTTAACATTAACTTTGTTGCTTAAAGCTACACCTGTAGACGAACTCCACGTCTGTAGGAAAAACTATTTAGATGGATCAGTTACCTGCGGTTTTCAGAGAACTGTGATTATAGGTTTAAACGGCATGATACCTATTAAAAACAAGAATGTGCCGATAACCAGTATTAGTATCGAAGAGGATGCTGCTAGAAAAATATCTGAAGAGAACGGTGTTATCCGTTACCGATTAGACAGGCTCGGGATCCCATTAGTGGAATTGGTTACCGCCCCTGTTTTAGAAAACCCGGATGAAATATATGAGGCAGCTTACAGGTTAGGTCTCTTACTTAGAGCTACAGGTAAAGCTAAGCGCGGTATTGGAACTATAAGGCAGGATATAAATTTAAGCATTGAGGGCGGGGCTAGAGTTGAGCTTAAAGGTGTTCAGAAACTCGAATGGATTAATCGGCTTGTAGAAGCTGAGATCCAACGCCAACTCTCTTTAATAGAGATAAAGAAGGCTCTTTTAGAGCGCGGGGGATCCCCTGAGACACTTGTTTTCAACCCTGTGAATCTATCTAAAATATTTGAGAACACTAAATGTAAACTAGTTTCAACCGGTTTAAAGCAAGGTAAGCAGGTTTTAGGCATCCGCCTACCATTTTTTAAAGGCCTTCTAGGCAGAAAAATCCAACTAGATAAGTCGTTCGGATTTGAAATAGCTGATAAGGTTAACGCTATTACAGGTCTTAAAGGTATAATTCATTCCGATGAGCAGCTTTCTAAATACGGGTTTGAGCAAAGTGAAATAGACGAAGTTAATTTAACCCTAGGCTTAAGTGAGTTAGACGCTTTCGCTCTCGTAGTAGGTGATTTAGAGAGAGCTAATAAAGCTGTTAAAATAATAGTGGATAGATGCCGCTCAGCTTATGGTGGTGTTCCATTAGAAACAAGACGCGTATTAGAGGATGGATCCAGCCGTTTTGAACGCGAAATACACGGCGGTGCTAGACTCTACCCTGATACTGACACCCCGCCTATAAAAATTGGCGAGGATAAAATAAATTCTATTAAAGGCAGGCTTCCATCATATCCCTGGGAGGTTGAAAAAACCTACTCGGAAAAATACGGTTTACCTGTTAAAGTAATCCGCGAGCTTATATTAGATGACAAAATAGATTTATTTATTAAAATAG comes from the Candidatus Odinarchaeum yellowstonii genome and includes:
- a CDS encoding MoaD family protein codes for the protein MKVTVKFLANMGIFMGIRELNLELDDGKEYTIKDIIERITRETGKDLKGKIMDERGQSTGRVRIVLNGRDIVSLSRFDTKVADGDNISMFPALGAG
- a CDS encoding DUF2240 family protein, whose translation is MQLEFKDENILLALPFKSKNKYLLEEKEFIYALSFDLRVLKPSDAYTLLKKGLQKGLITSKNGLISPSISIL
- a CDS encoding ADP-ribosylation factor-like protein, encoding MIHHVYVIKRSGECLFSKNYGAKLLDEGLISGFLSALQSFVTEVSGEVIKIIRTGNIKFIYGVAKDLIFVLATSEDEDEELAQQKITTLKEEFLKRFEAIIDNWNGDVTLFNSFNEEIDKIILGPIKISLVGSSGVGKTTIFKLIKGEETPIEHDPTIFVDIGGVKVRIGEYKIPLRVWDFGGQDQFKKAWDRLVQASDIVLLILDSSIVNVLKTRKDLVKLMENISKTTQIIGIANKQDLPGAVKPELVNRVLGIKTYGLVGIDPSNRKILLQIIGEAIEKWFETRGVKIKISKIETETGEEERKEGLQHAA
- the gatE gene encoding Glu-tRNA(Gln) amidotransferase subunit GatE, coding for MLSKGFDYRQLGFKAGLEIHQELNLDSKLFCKCPNILQKGEPDFIIKRFFRPVMGEMGEFDKAMLTEYEKNKTVVYEGFYQSTCTYELDETPPLQINEEAVNTGLTLTLLLKATPVDELHVCRKNYLDGSVTCGFQRTVIIGLNGMIPIKNKNVPITSISIEEDAARKISEENGVIRYRLDRLGIPLVELVTAPVLENPDEIYEAAYRLGLLLRATGKAKRGIGTIRQDINLSIEGGARVELKGVQKLEWINRLVEAEIQRQLSLIEIKKALLERGGSPETLVFNPVNLSKIFENTKCKLVSTGLKQGKQVLGIRLPFFKGLLGRKIQLDKSFGFEIADKVNAITGLKGIIHSDEQLSKYGFEQSEIDEVNLTLGLSELDAFALVVGDLERANKAVKIIVDRCRSAYGGVPLETRRVLEDGSSRFEREIHGGARLYPDTDTPPIKIGEDKINSIKGRLPSYPWEVEKTYSEKYGLPVKVIRELILDDKIDLFIKIVDELSIDPTLVSKTLIETVKALQRENPSFKEISDDKLFEIFKTLKAGRISKEAVEEVMRILGSDEKLSLDTALDKLGLRQITVEELDTIIRECAASNLQLIRDKGERAFAPLMGEVMKKVRGRIDGRIVSERLKKEINRIVGE